A window of Desulfuromonas soudanensis genomic DNA:
CAACGCCATCGGCTGCGGCCTCTATGACTATCTGCGCCAGTATCCCGATTGCGAAGGGAACGGGATCTACGCCGGATTGCTTCGGGATGCCTATTCCCATTATCTGGCGGATCTCGGCGCGCAGATCGTGATGCTCGACAACAAGGAGGTCGATGCCCCCTATATCCGGCGCAAGATCACCTGCATGAAAATTCTCCGCCTTCTTGATCCCGAAAACCCGGGGCTGCAGCAGCAGCTCGGCCTGGCCTACTTTGATCTGGCTCTGCGCTTCACCGAACTGCGCAACTGTCATCGCCATCTGGTCGCGGCGATGGGTTACCTCCAGCGCTCCCTCCGGTACCTCCCCAACAACCCCGGGAGTCTCAACCTTCTCGGCCAGATCGATTACCTGCTCGGCGATCACCCCGCAGCCGCACGACGCTGGGAAGGTGTGGTGAGCCAGCTGGAGAAGGGGCCGGTCCGTGAAGCCCTACTCGCCCGCCTGGAGCGCATTCGCGGAAAGGGACTCCCCGACCACCCCCTGGTCGACGACCTCGAGGCGATCGGAGTCGCCATGGAATGCTACGGCCGCGGAGAAGTTCAGGAGGCCGCCGTCATCCTCGAGCGCCTCGAAGAGGAGGGGACAATCCCTTCGGAATTCCCCTCCGCGGAATTCTACTATCTTCTCGGCATATGCCGGGGAAAGACGGGAGATCAGGCCGGCGCCTTCGCCGCCTTCGATCAGGCCCTCGAACTCGACCCGGACTACGGACCGGCCCTGACCGCAAAAAACAGTATTCTCGACGATGGGAGAGTCTGATATGGGGAGCTTTACTCTGGGCGATATCTTTTTCATTCTGATGGCCGGCGCAATAACCTTTGGGATTCTGGCCCTCGTCGGGCGCGCAAAGAATAAAAAAAGATCCCCAAATAGGACGATTGCCGATGATGCCGGGTTGCGGGCGATCCTCGAAACGAAACGGACCGTCGCCATGGTCGGCGCATCCTCCGACCCGGACCGACCCAGCCATCATGTCATGGAATACCTGATGGAGGCCGGTTTCACCGTCTACCCCATCAATCCCAAGGAACAGGAGATCCTCGGTCAGAGGGCCTTTGCCTCTCTGGCCGACCTGCCGGTGGCTCCCGAAATCGTCGACGTCTTCCGCAACCCCGACCATGTCCCGGCCGTTGCCAGGGAAGCCCTTGCCGCCGGAGCCCGGGTGCTCTGGCTCCAGGAAGGCGTTGTGAGCGAAGAAGGGGCCCGGATAGCCCTTGAGGGCGGTCTTTCGGTCGTCATGGATCGCTGCATGCTCAAGGAACATCGGCGCCTCATCGCCTCGCCCCGGGCGGATTCGAGATATTCGAAATAGTGAATTCTAAATTCTTGTACCGGCGGATTCCTTTCTGTTATCCTTCACGAGTTCTGTCTCTGTGAATTCGGCAATCATCGGACAAAAAACCATGCGGCACTGGCTCCTTTTTATCGTTGGTGTCTCTTTCCTGATCCCGCCCCTCTTGGCCGGGGAGGCTGAGGGGCGTATTTTTACCTTCTGGCCGCTGATCGACTACCGGTCCTCCCCGGAGACGGACTACACCAGCGTCCATGCCCTGGGACCCTTTCTCAAATACGAACGCAAGGAAAACGAACGGGAATATGCCCTGCGCCCCCTCTATTTTCGGGCCAGCGATCCCGAAGCGCAGGTCAGTTTCAGCGAAACGCTCTATCCGATTGCCTCCAGCAAGTCCTCCCGGGATCTGACATATTTCCAGGGTCTGAAACTGTTGAGTTACGATTTTGGTGCGAGGGAAAAGGGGAGCGACAACGAATTCATGCTCTTTCCCTTTATTTTTTACGGCGAGCACCAGGATCGGGGTCGCTATTTCGCCTTCTTTCCCCTCGGGGGGAAGATCTACAGCATGTTCGGTCGGGACGAGATCCGCTTTACACTCTTTCCCCTGTACGGGCAGACTCGCAAAAACGATCGGGTTGTCGACAACGTCCTGTGGCCCGTTTTTGCCCGGATCCGTGGAGAAGGGGAGTCGGGGTATAAAATCTGGCCGATCTATGGAGCCAGTCAAAAGGAGGGAACTTACCGCAAACGGTTTTTCCTCTGGCCGATATTCCATAGCCAGGACCTCGGACTGGACGGCGCAAACCCCCGCCATCGACGGCTGGTTTTCCCCTTCTATGTCGGGGAACGCTCACCGCAGCGTGATTCGACCACCTGGCTGTGGCCCTTCTTCAGCCATACCCGGGATTACCGGCGCGACTTTGAGGAATGGACCTTCCCCTGGCCCCTGTTCCAGGTCAGCCGCGGCACCTACAAACAGGGCGACCGCTATCTCCCGTTCTATGCCGATGAGCGGGTAGGGTCCGTACGCAAGCGCTCGTATCTCTGGCCTGTCTATCGCATTGAAAACCTCGACACCGAGCAGCTGCATCAGCGCCGGGACCGGATTCTCTTCTTTTTGTATTCCGACTTCAGGGAAACCCTGGTCGAGGAGGAACTCCCCCACCGCAGACGCATTGCCCTGTGGCCTCTTTTTACCTACGAAACCCGGGAAGGGATCGGGACCTTTCACACCCTGTCTCTCCTCGAGCCGTTCTTTCCCGGAAACCAGTCCATCGAACGAAACTGGAGCCCCCTGTGGCGACTCTACCAGAGCAAGTGGGACCGGCAGGGGAATGAGATTTCGTCTCTGCTCTGGAATCTTTACTGGAAGGAACGCCGCGGCCCCGATCTGGCCATGGAGGTCTTCCCCCTCTTTTTCTATAACAGCGGCGCCGGGAGGGGGAGTGAATTTTCCCTCTTCAAGGGGCTCTATCGTTACCGCTCGGGGGCCGAGGGGAAAAAGGTCTCCCTCTTTTACCTCCCCTGGGGTTTCTCCTGGGGAAAAGGTTCCGGGGACTCTCCTTTAGAAACCGCTCCGGCTCCCGGTCCCGATCGATGAGGAAATTGTCCCCATATGTTTGAAGCCTTCGGAAGAAAGATCCTACACGCCGCCCAGACCACCGGCGAGATGCTGGCCCTGTTGCTGGAAACCGTCTATTTTTTCAAGGAGGCGCCGCGCAATCTGCCGTCGATCTTTCGCCAGTTGAGCGAGATCGGCATCGGCACCCTCCCCATCGCTTCCCTCATGGCGGTCTTTATCGGCATGGTTCTGGCGCTGCAGACCGGGGTCGAACTGGCGAGCTTCGGCACCCAGGAAGCGCTCGGCTCTATCGTTGCCCTGTCCATGGTCAAGGAACTGGGGCCGGTCATGACCAGCCTGCTGGTGGCCGGACGGGTCGGCTCCTCCATCGCCGCCGAGATCGGAGCCATGGAGGTCTACGAGGAAATCGACGCCCTCAAAACCCTGGACATCAATCCGGTGCGTTACCTGGCCATGCCGCGCCTCCTGGCCGCCCTCGTTGCCGTACCGGCGCTGGTGGTCTTTACCATGATCATCGGCATTCTCGGCGGAGGCCTGATCAGCGACGTCAACCCCAAGATCAACGTCCCCTTCAACGTCTACTATGACCATGTGGTGCGAGCCCTTAATTACAAAGAGATCTTCAAGGGGCTCCTTAAGGCCACGGTCTTCGGCGGTATCGTCGCCCAGGTCGGTTGTTACGTCGGGTTCAAAACCTCCAACGGCGCCCGGGGGATCGGGCAGTCGACGACAAGGGCCGTTGTCCTGTCGTTTCTGCTGATTTTTGTGGCAAACTATTTTCTCACCCGCTTCATGCTGTAAAGGCGATTCGATTATGGCCGACTTTTTTAAAACCGAAAAAAACAAGCCCTCAGGCAACATCTGGACGAAATTGACACACGGATTCACCGCCTCGATTTTTGAGGGGTGCGAGTGCCAGTCCAATTACGAGGATTCTCACGGCGTCGACATCAGGTTGATCGACGTCAACAAATCCTTCAACGACAACCACGTCCTGAAAAATATCAACCTCGAGATCAAGGCCGGGGAAACATTCTCCATCATCGGCCCCTCGGGTACGGGAAAGAGCGTACTTCTCAAGCATATCGTCAAACTCGAACAGCCTGACAGCGGCCAGATCCTGATCGACGGCCAGGACATTTACGGCACCGAGGACAAGGATGCCCCCCGCGACTACCGCTACAGCATGGTCTTCCAGTCATCGGCTCTCTTCAACTCCCTGAGCGTCGAGGAGAATGTCGGCCTCTGGCTGCGGGAAAAACGGGTCTGCACGGAAACCCGCATCCGTCGCATCATCCGGGAAAAGCTGCGTCTTGTCGGTCTCTCCGGCAAGGAGGCGCTGATGACCTCCGAACTCTCCGGAGGCATGCGCAAGAGGGTGGCCATCGCCCGCTCGCTGGCGATGAATCCCGACCTGATCCTTTACGACGAACCGACGGCGGAACTCGATCCGGTGACCTCCGACGAACTGGCGCGGGTCATCATGAACCTCAAAAAGGAAGTGAATCTGACGACGATCATCGTCAGCCACGACCTCAACTTCGCACTCTACCTTTCGGACCGGATCGCCATGATCAGCGGCGGGGAGATCATTGAAATAGGGACTCCGGAAGAGATCAAGGCGAGCCAGAACCCCACCGTCCGCAAGTTCATCTACACAACAACCAAAGGAATCAAGGGAGACTAACGGCATGCCCACCTCCATGTCCACTGAACAGAAAGTGGGAATATTTTTCCTGATGGCTCTTATCGCCCTCGGAGTCATGATCGAACTGGTCGAGGACTGGCGCCCCTTCGAAGTCCAGAACGAGTACCGGACCTATTTCAAATCGGCCATCGGCATTCAGCCCGGAGACCCGGTCCGCCAGGCCGGAGTGGGGGTCGGCAAGATCAAGGGCATCACCATCGAGGACAGCAGGGTACGGATCGATTTTTACGTCACCGAAGGGACCGTCGTCCGCGACGACAGCGAGGCCCAGATCCGCCAGACCAATCTCCTCGGCGGCCAGTTTCTCGGTTTGAGCTTCGGTTCCGAACTCGGAAAACCGCTCCCCCCCGGATCGACCGTTCCCGGGCGGGAGAGCGCCAACATCGACGAACTGATCACCAGTTTCGACCGGAATCAGGAACGGGTCCTCGGCGCTCTGGGAGATCTCGTTCAGGAGACCCGCGAACCTCTGGTCGGTGCGGTGACCCGCATGGACAACATCATCCGCAAAATTGACGAGGGAGAGGGGACCCTCGGGCGCCTGGTCAACGAACCGGCTCTTTACGATGAAGTGAAGGGGGCCATGGCAGGGCTGAACAGCACCCTGACCCGGATCGAGCAGGGTGAGGGGACCCTGGGGCGGCTCATGAACGACGACACTCTTTATACCGAGGCGACAGCGACGGTCGCCAACCTTCGCCAGATCAGCGACCGGATCAAGGAAGGGCAGGGGAGTGTCGGCAAACTCATTGTCGAGGATACCTTTTATGACAATGCCTCCGACGCGCTGGCCAATATTCGCGACATCTCGGCCAAGGCCAACGACGGCACCGGAACTCTCGGTCTGCTTGTCAACGACGATACGCTCTATCACGAAGCCACCGGCACCATGACGCGGATCAACAGCATCGCCGCCAAGATCGACGAAGGGGACGGAAGCCTCGGGCGACTGGTCAACGAGGACGACCTCTATCGCGATGCCAAAACAACTCTGCACAAGGTCGAAAAAGCGGTGGACGGTATGAGCGACACCGGGCCTCTCCAGGCGATGGGCGTGGTCATCGGCACCCTTTTCTAGGCGCAGGTATCGTCAGACGGGAGGCTTCCGGAGAACACCCCGGGAAAGGCCATTCCATCCGGTGATGGAATGGCCTTTTTGCGGACACTGTCGTCAAAAGACCGGTTGTTCAAGGAATGAACATAGGGAAATATATATCTCGGATAAAAATACGTTGTTGCGGCGCTTTAGTCCGGACCCCTCCGGCGATATGGCACGAATCTTTCTTCCTTGCCATATCTGGTCATGAAAAACCTGGTTGAGCCTTTCGGCGACAGCAACAAGCCCCTTCGGCAGCACGAGCCTGACAACTCCAATCGGCAGAACGAATGACCTTGTCCGACTGCGCAGCGAAATATTCCCGACGATCGTATCTGGTCCTTCTGGTCTTAGTCCTCTTCGGACTGTTTCCATCCAGACCGGTTTCCGCTCGGGGACTGTTCGTTGCCGTAATCATGACCGGCGATCTGGAGTCTTATCGCCAGGCTCATGCCGCCTTCATGGAGAAAATCGAAGGGACGATCCCCGACGATGGAGGCGTTGAGGTTTACCTCCAGACCCCCAACCCCGACCCGATTTCCTGGGCCAACAGCATCCGCAAGGCGGTGGGGATCGGAGCGGACATCATTATCACCTACGGGGCCTCCGCCACCCTTGCGGCCAAGTCGGAAGTCAGAAAGACCCCGGTTCTCTTTGCCGATGTCTACGATCCCGTGGCCCTTCATCTGGTCCGGGATCCGTTGCGCCCCGGGGGGAATCTCAGTGGTATCAGCAGCAAGACCCCCCTGGAGACGCTGGTGAAAACGTTCCGGGAGATTCATGCCGTCCGGAGCATGGGGGTGCTTTTCTCTTCCTCGGACCTCGGATCGCTTCTTCAGGTAAAAAAGATCGAGGATCTCGGGAGCGGCTTCGGCTTCGAGGTGTTGAAAAGGGACATCGAAGATCCGCGCGAGATTTCCGAGGCTCTCTCCTTTCTCGCTGACAGAATAGATTCACTCTATATCACCGAGAGTCCGGCACTTCACCTCGGTCTTGGGGAAGTTGTCGATTTTTCACGGGGAAAATCCCTGCCGCTCCTCGGGCAGATCCCGGGGTTGAGCGACGGGGGCGGACTGATTTCCCTGGAGGCTGACCCCGTCGAACAGGGGGAGCTTCTCGCCGACTGTCTGCGGCAGATTCTTGACGGCAGGAAAATTGGAGACCTCCCGATACGTACCCCGCGGAAGGTCTCTTTGGTGATCAATCTCAACGTGGCGCGCAGTCTCGGCTACAAGGTGCCGTTTCAGGCGCTGAGCATGGCGACGCGGGTCATCAGGTAGCTCATGGAGATCCGAGGGTCGTTAAAGATTTCCAGGACGGGAGAGCCCCGTCCTTTTTTATTGCAGCAGGTATAAAAGGAAGGTCAGGGAGAAGGCGCTGAGGAGGGTGGTGGTAAAGATGGCGCCGGCAACCAGATCGGGACGGGTTCCGAAGCGCAGGGAGTAGAGGAGGGGGAGGACGGCGGAGGGGGTACTGGTCTGGAGGATGACGACCTTGCGGGTTAAATCCTGCAGGCCGAGGAGGTCGCAGAGTCCCCAGGCGATCAGGGGAGCCAGGGCCAGGCGCATCAGGGTGGCGAGGCAGAGGAATCCCGGATAAACCTGCAGCCGGGTGCGGGCCAGCTGCATGCCGAGAAGGACGAGCATCAGGGGGATGGCCGCCTGGCCAAGGAGGTCGATGGGGCGCAGTAAAAAGAGAGGGACCGGGATCGACATCGCCTTGAGGAT
This region includes:
- a CDS encoding tetratricopeptide repeat protein; translation: MYAEYDETEPCDAEFAFWTPAPGAVVETGADGHPVPLPSVPLPIHKEALAEGDPDTNAIGCGLYDYLRQYPDCEGNGIYAGLLRDAYSHYLADLGAQIVMLDNKEVDAPYIRRKITCMKILRLLDPENPGLQQQLGLAYFDLALRFTELRNCHRHLVAAMGYLQRSLRYLPNNPGSLNLLGQIDYLLGDHPAAARRWEGVVSQLEKGPVREALLARLERIRGKGLPDHPLVDDLEAIGVAMECYGRGEVQEAAVILERLEEEGTIPSEFPSAEFYYLLGICRGKTGDQAGAFAAFDQALELDPDYGPALTAKNSILDDGRV
- a CDS encoding CoA-binding protein, translating into MGSFTLGDIFFILMAGAITFGILALVGRAKNKKRSPNRTIADDAGLRAILETKRTVAMVGASSDPDRPSHHVMEYLMEAGFTVYPINPKEQEILGQRAFASLADLPVAPEIVDVFRNPDHVPAVAREALAAGARVLWLQEGVVSEEGARIALEGGLSVVMDRCMLKEHRRLIASPRADSRYSK
- a CDS encoding MlaE family ABC transporter permease — its product is MFEAFGRKILHAAQTTGEMLALLLETVYFFKEAPRNLPSIFRQLSEIGIGTLPIASLMAVFIGMVLALQTGVELASFGTQEALGSIVALSMVKELGPVMTSLLVAGRVGSSIAAEIGAMEVYEEIDALKTLDINPVRYLAMPRLLAALVAVPALVVFTMIIGILGGGLISDVNPKINVPFNVYYDHVVRALNYKEIFKGLLKATVFGGIVAQVGCYVGFKTSNGARGIGQSTTRAVVLSFLLIFVANYFLTRFML
- a CDS encoding ABC transporter ATP-binding protein, which codes for MWTKLTHGFTASIFEGCECQSNYEDSHGVDIRLIDVNKSFNDNHVLKNINLEIKAGETFSIIGPSGTGKSVLLKHIVKLEQPDSGQILIDGQDIYGTEDKDAPRDYRYSMVFQSSALFNSLSVEENVGLWLREKRVCTETRIRRIIREKLRLVGLSGKEALMTSELSGGMRKRVAIARSLAMNPDLILYDEPTAELDPVTSDELARVIMNLKKEVNLTTIIVSHDLNFALYLSDRIAMISGGEIIEIGTPEEIKASQNPTVRKFIYTTTKGIKGD
- a CDS encoding MlaD family protein; its protein translation is MPTSMSTEQKVGIFFLMALIALGVMIELVEDWRPFEVQNEYRTYFKSAIGIQPGDPVRQAGVGVGKIKGITIEDSRVRIDFYVTEGTVVRDDSEAQIRQTNLLGGQFLGLSFGSELGKPLPPGSTVPGRESANIDELITSFDRNQERVLGALGDLVQETREPLVGAVTRMDNIIRKIDEGEGTLGRLVNEPALYDEVKGAMAGLNSTLTRIEQGEGTLGRLMNDDTLYTEATATVANLRQISDRIKEGQGSVGKLIVEDTFYDNASDALANIRDISAKANDGTGTLGLLVNDDTLYHEATGTMTRINSIAAKIDEGDGSLGRLVNEDDLYRDAKTTLHKVEKAVDGMSDTGPLQAMGVVIGTLF
- a CDS encoding ABC transporter substrate-binding protein yields the protein MTGDLESYRQAHAAFMEKIEGTIPDDGGVEVYLQTPNPDPISWANSIRKAVGIGADIIITYGASATLAAKSEVRKTPVLFADVYDPVALHLVRDPLRPGGNLSGISSKTPLETLVKTFREIHAVRSMGVLFSSSDLGSLLQVKKIEDLGSGFGFEVLKRDIEDPREISEALSFLADRIDSLYITESPALHLGLGEVVDFSRGKSLPLLGQIPGLSDGGGLISLEADPVEQGELLADCLRQILDGRKIGDLPIRTPRKVSLVINLNVARSLGYKVPFQALSMATRVIR